The segment GCAGCCCTACAAAGATCTTGATGTTCAGTTTTCCCAACTTCTAGGAAAATGCGCGAGTCGATCGTGCAATCGTTGTATCTGCAAGACTACTCACGCTAGAGACTTGTTGCAATTTTTGCCGGAGATCGTTGTAATCCTTTTTCAGAGATCTGATTAGCACAGGCACAATCTCTAGATAAGTATCTGGATCTCGCAGTTGGCTCGCTTTACTATTTAAAAGCTGCTGGAGTTCCTCGATCGTTGCCGATTGAATCACAACGGTTCGCAGTAATCCATCTAAGCTATAAAGTTTGAGATTCGACCAATCTTGCTCACAAAACTCGAACAAATAGTAAACGGATGAAAACAGTAAAACCTTGGTCTGTAGAGGGTTTACAGATTTGAGAATCGCACACCGAACATCAAATAAGTCAATCGGATCACACAGCGCTAAATTGTCTGCTGGTTGATCATTGCCATACAGGGGTTCTACTTCACGAATAATGATCTCTGCAATCAATGCATACTCAACCGATTTATTCAAAGTCTTCACCATTTTATTCAACCCCGATCGCAGTTCTGCAGTGGTGGGATACTGTTTAATCAAAGTATCAATCAGGTCCGGAAGAGCGGTTTGTTCAATGATGTAAGAATTCGCTTCCCAATATTTTTTACAAGTGTAGATAAGAAGCTTCTTGATGCGATGAATGTTGATATCTTGTTCTAATTTCGTGGATCGCCGTGACGCGCTAACCATCGTGACCGCACCTTCGGCATAAAGTCCCTCTAGAACAGAAAGAATGATTTGTCCAATTGCGGCATATTCTTTGGATTTATTCAGCGTTCCGATTTGATGAGTCAGACGAGAGCGCAATTGGTCGAGTGTCGGATACGCGATTCTGACTTCTTCGATCAGTGATCTCCACTGGCTAGCATCGAAAAGGGACATCTCACTCTCCCAATGATTTCGACACACGTAAACTAGTAACTTTTGAATCCGAATTGCACTCGGATCTTGGTCAAACTGATTCACGATTGGAGCAATCGGATCGTTCATCTCTTTCTGGGTCAAAGCTCATCATTGGTTAGAATGCCCGAATCAGTGCTGGTCTTAACGAGAGTAAAATGCGATCGCATTGCTGCTGCCGTTTTCCTGAAATCAGTACTATTGCTGTTCCTTTTGCCTGATCCACCCGTCAATATCAACTCAAAATTATTTATCCCCGCAGTTGGATCATTTGACGTGAAGAGAGCACGATAGATCACTCTTAGAAATATCTGAAAATATGGCACGAGTAGCGATCCTACTAGTAGAAACCTCGTGATCGACAAAGACGCACTTTTCAGGTCTTACAGCAGCATCTCACTTGGCTATTAAATTCCGACCGAGAAGAGGTTAAGGGGCTATTAACTGAGGATAAATTTAGAATGGTCAGCAAAAACTTTTGCGCTGGCAGGATCGCCACTCGTGATGGATAATAATGATCCTCCAGACATCATTGTTTATGGCTACTTATACTGTCGAAATTTCACATCAAGGTCAGATCTACACGATCGAAGTGCCCGACGATCGCACGATTCTCAGTGTTGCGAATGACGATAAAGGTTTGAATCTCCCTGTATCTTGTACAGCGGGTGTTTGTACGACCTGTGCTGCGTTGATTACAGAAGGCACAGTCGATCAAACAGACGGGATGGGTGTAAGCCCCGATTTACAAGCGCAAGGATATGCGCTGCTTTGTGTCTCGTATCCGCGATCGAATATCAAACTCGAAACCGAAAAAGAAGAAACCGTTTACAAAAAGCAATTCGGACAGCAAGGATGATCACGGATTTTATTACGATCGAACTTTCTTTAGCTCCCGTTCGAGAGTTACATCCACTTATCGAACAAAAACTGCGTCAATTCGGTGAGCCTCTGCGGTGGGCAATTACTCGAATTGATGCAAATACAGTTGAAATCGAAGCGGTCGTGACTCGTGAATAAACCATCATTTACGGTTGGGCTGATTGTTCCAACTGGGATTGGAGCTGCAATCGGCGGATATGCAGGGGATGCAATGCCTGTCGCGCGCGCGATCTCGGAAGTTGCAGATTGTTTGATCACGCACCCCAATGTTCTCAACGGCGCACAACTCTACTGGAATCTACCGAATGCACTTTATGTAGAAGGCTATGGGTTAGATCAGTTCGCTGCTGGACATTGGGGACTGTTACCCACTACCTCGAATCGGATTGGCTTGATTTTGGATCAAGCTATCGAACCTGATCTGAAACTAAGGCATTTACAAGTTGCGGATGCTGCAAGAGCCACATTAGGACTAAATATTTTGGACTATGTGGTCACAGATCAGCCTTTGAATGTTGAACTAAGAACGGCAAAGTCTGGCGCGACCTGGGGCACGATCGAGCATCCTGATAGCTTATTGAGAGCAGCTGAGAAACTCATTCAGGCTGGAGCCGATGCGATCGCAGTTGTCGCTCGATTTCCTGACGATACAGGTAGTGAAGCATTGCAGAACTATCGACATGGGCAAGGTGTAGATCCGCTATCTGGAGCAGAAGCGGTGATCAGTCATCTCATTGTGCGCACATTTCATGTACCTTGTGCACACGCGCCTGCTTTGTCTGCGTTACCCCTTGATCCCGATCTCTCTCCGCGATCGGCAGCGGAAGAATTAGGACATACTTTCTTACCTTGTGTCTTAGTCGGTTTGAGTCGTGCGCCACGATTTACAGAATTTCCTAAGGCTCATGCAATTTGGGCGGATCAAATGAATGCTTTAGTGATTCCTGCTTCTGCCTGCGGAGGGAGTGCAATCTTGCATCTCAGTCAGACACGCACGCGAATTATTGCCGTGCAAGAGAACCAGACAAAGCTTAATGTTTCCGCAGAAGCTTTGGGAATTCGCGCAACAATCGTCAAATCTTATTTAGAAGCGATCGGGATTTTGATCTGCGATCGTGCAGGGATCAACCCGACAGCGTTAAGTCCAGAAATCGCTGCTCTCAAACGGTTCGATCAATCGATTCGGGGATCGCAACTTACAGGAATTTAGCCTCTAGTTTCCTTTCGAGCGCTTGAGTTATACTGTGAGCCTTAAATCAAGCACCTTAAATTTACTGTGGCACAACAAATTCCTGATACGCCGGAAATGCAGCCGCTAACTCGTACCCAAGTTCTCATTGCAATGGGGGTAACCGCGGTTGTTCTATTAGTTGTTTCTAAAATTTGGCTTCATTTTAGCCAGTTATCAATGTTGCCCGTTCGCTTCTCAGTTCAAGCCTTGCTTGAAGGACTAGCATTAGGCGTTGGCATCTCGATTGCTAGTGCGATCGTCTACCGGATTTGGGGAGAGTATCGCAGAAGTGCGGATCAATATCTCACGATGGTGATCAAACCCCTGCTCGTTCCTGATCTGCTTTGGCTTGGGTTACTTCCCGGGTTAAGTGAAGAACTCTTATTTCGAGGGGTCATGCTGCCAGAGTTTGGCTTAGATGAGCTTGGCGTTCTGTTATCAAGCCTCTGTTTTGGAGTCCTGCATATGAGCAATCTTAAACAATGGTCGTATGTCGTATGGGCATCCTTAGTCGGCATAGCATTAGGTCTGAGTGCCGTTTGGACAGGAAATCTCTTAGTCCCGATTGTGGCGCACATTCTGACGAATCTCGTTTCTGGCGCAACTTGGAAATTGAGCAACCGCGACTAATCTACTGTCAATCTTTGCATTAACACGCCCTGAGTGTACTTTAGGGCGTGTTTTTTTGGGTTATCCCATTCAAAAGTGTCAATCTTCGACTTTTGTCTTTAACTCTTCAAATTAGTGCGCTATTTTTTGTAGTCTAAGTTACTCTACAAAGACACTAATTTCAAAATTCAAATTGAATCGATCCAGGTTTCTTTGATTCCTCCGCAATATTTCGGAGAAACATCACAATTTCAAATTTCTTCAAAAAACCACTGCAATTCCCCGGATCTAATTCTTAAAATGAGTTAGTGTAACTGTACAACTCAGTGAAAGTTCTGGACAGTTACTTAAGCAAAAACCGATTACTATACCGCCTTTCCACCGTGTTGTTTCTTCCGTATAGCTACTGAAATTCGGCGAAAAAACGGACTCATTTCAATTCATAAACTAAGCCTTGATAAAGTGCATAAAAAACAATCAAAAAAGCGTTATTTTACTGAACCAAACTCAAACATTTCGATTACAGTAGGTTGCAGTTGAAGATGACTTTCCGAAAAAATTAAAGACCCAGCGTAACCTGACAATGGCAACTAAATTACCCACTGACTCCTTTCCGGTTGACTCAGTTGTAACTGAGGGCGATATCGATCTTTCCGAACTCGAGTCTCTCGAAAATGAAGATCTTTCACCCGAAGCTTTGGCGAAATCGCTGCGTGGTAAAACCAGCGAATATTTAGGTCTATCAGATGACTCGGTTGGAATGTTCCTGAGAGAGATGGCACGCTACCCCCTTTTAACTCAGGCACAAGAGATTGAGCTCGCTAGAGAAATTTCAAAAGGTGGAGTCATAGGAGAGCGAGCAAAGCGGAAGTTAGTCCGGGCAAATTTGCGCTTAGTTGTTTCGATCGCGAAAAAGTACCTGAATCGGGGCGTACCTTTCTTAGATCTAATTCAAGAAGGGGCGATGGGTCTGATGAGGGCTGCTGAAAAGTTCGATTACGAACGGGGTTATAAGTTCTCAACCTATGCCTACTGGTGGATTCGTCAAGGGATCACCCGTGCTATTGCGTCTCAATCGAGAACAGTGCGCTTACCCGTACACATGGTTGAAAAGCTCAATCAGGTTCGTAAAGTTCGGCAAATGCTTTCTCAAGAACTCGGTCGCAAGCCGACCAAGCAAGAGTTAGCAGGTGCGCTGGATATGGAGGAAGATAAGTTAGAGCAGGTTCTAGACGTGAGCCAGCGTACTTTATCGCTTCATGCTTGGGTGGGACGCGATGAAGATACTGAATTAATGCAACTGATCGAAGATGCAGATAATGTTGCACCCAACGATAATCTGGATCACAAATTATTAGTCGATCGCCTCAACTCCGTGTTGGATCATTTGAGCGATCGTGAGCGTGAAATTATTAAGTTGCGATTTGGTTTAACGGATGGTCAGCACTACACCCTGAGCGAAATCGGTCAGATCTATGATTTATCCCGCGAGCGTGTGCGCCAAATTCAAGCGAAAGCGATGAGAAAGCTACGTCACCCTCGTCGTCAAGCCTTATTGAAAGATTGGATGTAAGTTTTCAAGTCTGTCGGTTGCTATCAGCGATGCTTCTTCTAAATGCTTGATTTAGTAAAAGGATCGCTGATTTTTTTTGCTTCTCCTCGCTCTTCTCCAAAATGGCTGACTAGATTAATCCTTGCGGTAGAGGTTTTCAGAGTGTTCGTCTCGCTACACTCTCCTGTAACACTCGAATTATCGGTCGGTTGTCCCATGCTGTCTAGTGAGTGCAAAGTGTTGCGTGTTTTAATTGTCGATGATCATGAACTAACCCGATTTAGCTTGAAGTTAGCAATGCAGCGTCAAGCGGGAATCGAGTTAGTAGGTTTAGCGAGCAATGGGCGAGAAGCTGTGGAAATGGCGGATCGGCATTGCCCCGATGTGATCGTTCTGGATCTACAAATGCCTATCATGGATGGGCTGAGTGCTTCAACTCAGATTAAGAGCGTGCATCCCCAGATTAAGATTTTGGCGTATTCGTCGTTAGAAGATCCTCAGACTGAGGTGATGCTGCAGACGGCAAAAGTGGATGCGTTTTGTAATAAAGAGACGGCAGTGCAGGATTTGATTGCGATAGTCAATCAATTGGGGCAAGAAGCGGAACACAAGAAAAGTCACTCTTAATTAGAATGCCGATCCTGTTAGAAGGAGCGGCACTCTTGTTGATTTGAAGTGATCGTGTTTGAGAGCAGATATGTTCGTATCGAGCGGCTCATTTGTCTGCTCTATTGCGGAGAAATAGACAATGTATAAGGATTTCGCGCCCGTCCTCTGTCTCCTACAAAGACTGAATAATTGTCTTTTGTCCATCGCCCTGGAATTTCCACCTTGCCGTTAGAAAGACGATCAGCTTGGACACAAAAATTTTGTCCTTGTGTACCGATGATCAATAGTGTCGGTTCGCCGCTGCCTTGAAGTGTAAATTTGAGATTACGATCGGCAGTGACTTGAACGGTATGATTTGGACGATCGCCAATGAAGCCAGCACAGCTTGAATCTTTTTTGTCACCTCCGGATATGCCATTGAGAGTAATGGGCGACGTATTAGAGGAGATCGAGACCACTTGTTGACTTGCAGCGAGATTAGACATTGCGAAAACAGCCATGATCGCAGTCGGAAAAATTGACCAGCGTAGAGAAGCTTGCATGATGGGTTCACTCCTGGGGACTCTCACAGTTTCAGTATGACTAGTCACAAAATCGATTTTGGTGCAAGATGTTCCTGTTCCCGAAGTGGCACTAAAGCTTGCGGAATAGAAGATACAGAGTTTGCAGCCGCGCAAGGGTTGATGTGGGATAGAAACAGATCGATCTGTAGCTAATGCCGAAATCGAGGACGGAAAAAGAACGAATCAAAGCGATTGTCGTAAATTGAGATGCGCCCAAATCCTAGAAATTGTCCATAGGCTGGATCGCCTGTGGGAAAGGCAGTGACTCCAAACAGGTAGACTCCTCCGTAAGCTGGGTTGCGCTCTGGTGCAAGTGCGATCGTCACTCGTTTTCCAGCCGGAATTGGTGGATTGAAGTTAACAGTTACGGCTTTGGTTTTCTCGTCAAGCGTAACTTCACCGAGTCCAAGTTTAGTGCGCGATCGCCGATCGCCGTCGAAGGCTTCTGTTTCCTTTAGATTGAACCGAACCCGATCAACTCCATCGTCTTGAGCGATCGTCACTCGTTGCAGGGGTTCGCCCGAATTGTCTGGAATCTCTAACGTAAAGTAGTAGGTTGCGCTCCAAGCATAGACATGATTCTGAGTGGTGGATGCACCGACTAGCCGAGGTGGGGAGACAAAGTAAGTTGTGCCTCGAACTTGTACGGCTTGAGCGGGAAGCGTCAAGCTCAAAAGACTGAAGACAATTGCAGCGAATTGGCTTTTCATAAAGCGATGTAGAGCAATACTTTCAGTCTAAACGATCGTACTTTAAACCGGAGTTTAAGAGAAGATTAACTTATATTAACTTCGATTTTTAACTATTAAACTCGCTCGTCAATTTTGGAGAGAAATGCTAATTTAAATGCAGACACAGAGAGATGTTTCTCCTCAATCTCCATACCACCGCTTTGAGTTCTGTGTCTCCGCCTCAAAGCCCCTGCAACTGGATATCTTGCTGTTTTCAGAAGATACGTAGCCAATTGAGTTTGTACTGTTATCAATTAAGGAGGATATTGCATCTCTCAAGATGGAAGTTGCAGGATTCTGATCAGTTTCGATTTATATTTTAATGTTCGATTACCTGAATAGAGGATCTAGTTTTTATCGCTAGATCCTCTATTTTTGATCTAAATTTCTTTGCTAAGTTTCTTGTCTCAAATCCATTGTCTAAAGTGGGATTTGTTAGGCTGAATTTAGAGTAATTCGAGCATAGGTCTGCGTTATGACTGTCGCTTCAAAAGTCAGTTCCAATTTTGTAAATTGGCGAAAGATTTTGATCCTCACCTTGGCATTTTGGATCAGCAGTAGTGTGTTGCTTGATTTGGTAGTTCTGCCAAGTCTATTTGCAGCTGGAATGATGTCGCAGCCTGATTTTGCAACGGCTGGATATGGAATTTTCTGGATATTTAATCGCTTAGAATTGCTTTGTGCTGCTTCGGTTTTGACGAGTGTTTTAGTCCAGCAGCAGTCTGAGAAGACTTTAACTTCGATCGTATTAGCTGGAGTGTTGTTTGCGATCGCGATAACTTGCACTTATTTGCTGTCGCCTCAGATGAGTGCGCTCGGCTTGAATCTGAATCTCTTTGCGCCTGCGCAAGTTCCAACGGGAATGGATCAGCTTCACATCGGCTATTGGATGCTTGAATCGTGCAAGCTACTTGCAGGGGGATGGCTGCTGAAACGTGAATTTTAGACAAGTTTGGAATGGTGAATTCCAATTCGTGCGGTGAACTCCATTGAAAAGCCTCCAAATGCTGGAGGCTTTTTCTCTAATTTTTTCTAAATTGTAGAATTGCAATGGGGTTACGCTTCTTCTTCGCAGTTGCTAAACCAAAGGAGTCGTACGGCTAGGATCAAAAACCCGATCGCTGCAATAATTTTTGTCCATTTTGTCGGCAAAAGCTGTGCGGTTCCTTCTCCAAGAATCACACCAATAAAACTGGCTAAAACTAACGCCGCTACAGTTCCAAGAAAAATTGCTTTGGGAGAGTTATTGCTGTTGCTGCTGAGCGCGATCGCGGCAAGCTGACTTTTATCGCCTAGCTCTGCTAAAAAGACAGTGACAAAACTAATGCCCATTAATTGCCAGTCCATAATTTACATCCCCATGACATCGACAACTAACAGCGCTGCAACTAATAAGAGAATTCCACCGGTTGCTTTTTCCAAGGTTTTTGGAGAAACGTTTTGACAGAGCCAACGCCCGACCAGAACGCCGACTAAGCTGGTTGCCACGAGCGCAGTCGCAGCGCCCGCAAACACGATCCAAGGATGATGAGATTGAGCGCTCATCAGCAAGGTTGCCAGTTGGGTCTTATCGCCTAACTCGGCTAAGAAGATCGTGATGAAAGTGGAACCGAAGGCGCTCAGAAAATTCGCCTTCAGGCTAGGCTGGGTCTTTTCAAGAATGATGACTTCTTGTGTTTCAAGGGTGGGGAGGTCAGGAGAAGGCATGAAACTACTTTCATTTTCTTTTCATTATTCTGACACTATACCCGCAAATGCTTTCTTTTGCTAGAGTCCAATTTCTCGCTCAAATTTCAACGACTCCAAACTGCGATCGCCATAAACGGCTTCGATCTGTTCGCGACAGCAGTCGATCGCGAACTCGTTTAATTCTTCTGGCTCAATGCCAAACATCTCCTGAAAGGTTTCCGGCGTGACGCGGCAAAAGCTCGGTCGAGTGTCATAAATTTCGCATTCGCGAGTCGTTTGGTTGAAATTCACACACCAGCCGTCTTCACCGACCATGCTGAGATACAGATGGAGTTGTTCGGGATTGAGATAGGTTTCTAACTCTGGTCGATCGCTCGGATCGAGGTTGCAGCAAGCTCCACAATATTTTACGCACCGCCAAGTTGCCATGATTTCGGCTCGAATAAGAACCTCTCTATCTTCTCTTTTTAAATTGGGTATTGCAACTTTTGGGAACTTGGGGTTATACTAGTTGAGTTGCCAAGCGAAAGCACACAGCGACGCGGGGTAGAGCAGTCTGGTAGCTCGTCGGGCTCATAACCCGAAGGTCCATGGTTCAAATCCATGCCCCGCCACCAAATCTAAAGCGGTAGATTCAGAAGAGTCTACCGCTTTAGTCGTTTAAACAGATTTTAATTTTAAATCTATTGCAAAGTAGTAGGTCGAATTAGCTGACAAAGAGTTTTATTATTGCGCGCTCCGCCCGGAGGTTTAGCTTTGGGCAGAATGAAAATTGCAGTGCAAGAAACTTCAGACGTTTTGTCAGTCAATCGGCTCCTAGGAGGGTAGATGATGTACATCCCTGCAATCTTTTTTGGCTCTTCCAAAGAGGTGCGAGATCGCTGTAAGGGTTTGGTCAAACAGTTTCTCAAAGGGACATCCTGGCAAGAAATTATGAACGCTCAGGAATTAATCAGCACACAAGACCATCCAGGCTTAATTGTCCTTCATGGGCCAGATCGCATGATGGATAGCTATGGCTCACATTTTCACTGTTACAGACTTTGGGAGCAACTCAAGGAACAGCAGTATAAAGGCAATGTAACTTGGGATATGGAAGATGAGATATTTAATACGTCCCTTCAAGCTGATTGGGGCTTACTTGGACTATTGGCGTTGAGAAATGAGCCTTGGGTTTGGTATCGAGAAAATCTTTATTCAGTTGAAGACTGGACAACAAGGCGTTGTATTCCTATCATTTCTGCTTGTTTAAGATATTGGAACGGTATATACGCAGAAGGAAATCGGTTTTCAAATGGTTCTGCGACAGCAAACAATTTGTGGGCATTGCCTAATAGCCTTAAATACGTGCTAGCAAATTTAGGCGTTCCATTACCAGTTTTACAATCTCCTCTTCCAGAAGGTGGGCTACAAGCCATTTTGCCACCGGAACTGTTGGCGTAAAGCAATCAACTTTGTTTCTGTGCCATGTCCATAAAAGTTTGCTGCGAACTCTGCTCAGCTTGATCCGCTTGGGGTTTGCGCTGGACATATTTACCATCCGACTGCAAATCCCAGGCGTGACGGTTATCTGCCAGCATAATGCCTAAAATTTCTTGCAAATCTTGAGCCAGACTCGGTTCTTCGACAGGGACAACCGCTTCTACTCGGCGATCGAGATTTCTCGGCATCCAGTCGGCACTGCCAATAAAGACCTCTGGCTCACCATTGTTGTTGAAATAGAAAATGCGCGCATGTTCGAGAAAGCGTCCCACAATGCTGATGACGCGGATATTCTCACTAATCTCGGGCAATCCGGGGCGCAGACAGCAAATTCCCCGCACAATCAAATCAATTTGAACCCCCGCTTGCGAAGCCTCATACAATGCCATAATCAAGCGCGGATCAACCAAAGCATTCATCTTGGCAACAATTCGACCTTGACCGCCGTTCTGTTGATGCTCAATTTCACGCTCGATATATGCCAACATACGATCGCGCAAATTCACAGGCGCAACCAATAATCTGCGATAAGACTGCTGCCGTGAATATCCGGTCAAATAGTTAAAGAGATCCGTTAAATCAGCGCCTAGCTCCTCTCGACAACTAAAAACCCCTAAATCGGTATAAAGGCGAGCTGTCTTCGGATTATAGTTACCTGTGCCAATATGCACATATCTTTTAATTCGGTCTTCTTCACGTCGAACGACTAAGACAAGCTTCGTATGAGTTTTTAGCCCGACTAACCCATAAACAACGTGAACCCCGGCGCTTTCTAACTTTTTCGCCCAGTTGATGTTATTTTCTTCGTCAAATCGAGCTTTGAGTTCAACTAAAGCGGCAACTTGAACGCCATTCTCTGCGGCTGCAATTAATGCTTGAACGATCGGAGAATCCCCTGAAGTTCGATATAGGGTCATCTTGATTGCCAGCACATTCGGATCGTGGGCTGCTTCTTCAATAAATCGCTGCACACTGCGAGAAAAGGAATGATACGGGTGATGTACCAGTAAATCCTGCTTTCGCATGACTGAAAAGAAGTTCTCATCATGCGTTAAAGCTTCTTGCACAGGGACTTCATTAACTCTTTTGAGCTTCGGATGTGTAATCGGACTCCAGGGGGGATCTTTTAGCTCTGGAAGCGGTAATCCTCCAAACATAAACAGATCGCGCAGACAGAGTAGACCCTCGATTTCGTAAACATCTTCTGAAGAAATCTCCATCTCTTCGATCAGCATCGATCGCAATTGTTCGGGCATCGATGGATTGACTTCAAGGCGCACGGCAGAACCACCGAATCGCCGCTTTCTCAATTCTTCTTCGATCGCGGACATCAAATCATCGGCTTCATCTTCTTCGACTTCTAAATCGGCATTGCGCGTGATTCGGAAGGGATGATATTCCTGAATGTTCATGCCAGGAAATAATGCCTCTAGATTGTGAGCAATGACTTGCTCGAGCGGCACACCTGCCCAGACGGTTGCCCGACTTTTTGCGATCGACGTTGGCAGATCTTGCGTCTCGATCGGCAAAGGAATAAATCGTGGCAAAACTTTCGGAACTTTTACCCGTGCATACAGTTCCTCGTCGTCTACCGGGTCTTTGATCACAACCGCTAAGTTGAGACTGAGATTGGAAATGTAAGGAAAAGGATGTCCAGGATCGATCGCTAACGGAGTCAGAACTGGAAAAACTTTTTCCTCAAAGTATTGATGTAAGTATGCTCGTTGTTCTTGGTTAAGATCGATATAGTCCAGTAGATAAACGCCTTGTGCTGAAAGCTGCGGGCGCAGTGCTTCTTCAAAATGACGATGCTGTTTTGCAACAAGGGGACGTAAGCGATCGTTGATTAAATTTAACTGTTCTTGAGGCGTGCGACCATCTGGACTCAGCTTTCTTACCTGAGCTTCAATTTGCTCTTTGAGTGCTCCGATGCGTACCATGAAATACTCATCTAAGTTCGAGCTAAAAATCGCTAAAAACTTTAAGCGCTCAAGTAAAGGCGTGCGTGGATCAAATGCTTCATGAAGAACTCGGCTATTAAACTCAATCCAACTCAACTCTCGATTCAGATAGTACTGCGGATCATTGAGATTAATTTCCACCGTCGCTTGCTTACGCCGTCGCATTAGAACACCTCATCTTCGATTCCAACCCACCATTCGCCCAAATTCATCACATCCTGATGAATATCGGTCACTCGCTGTTCATATTCTTCTAAGGATAGCTGCGATCGTTGTTCTTTCAGCTTCATGAGTCTAAGCTGAGCGAGCAACCAGGGTTTTGTCACATTTCCAGTTTGCTCAAGATACCGGGCAAATTCGGTGCTGTTTAATTCGTTGCTGCTCATGAACACTTGGAGTTAAGGATACTTTTATTGTTGCGTTATTTTTAGCGATGCGACGCGATCTCATCGACCAATTTGGGCAAAATCAGCGTTTAGTTCTGTCTTTGCCAAAACTGTAGTTTCGCAGGATCGGTCGTATGATCCCAGCCGTATTGTTAAACTAAGTGTCAAAATCTAAAGAACTGTGTGCTTTCCCACCAGTTTGGAAATGCTTTGCGTAAGATTGAAAGTAATAAAGGTATTGAACTCTTACGAGACTTCCCGACTGGCTTAATTAGGTTGGGTTATAAAAAACGGAGCCTAGATCGTCCTCGGTCTAGGCTCTATTTTACGCGAAGAAATTGAAGGCTTTGGAAACACTTCAAGGTTTCAGTTTCTTAGCTACCACCCCCAAGATCCCATATCACCCTTAAATGGGCCTACGATATCTTTTGTAATCCAGCCTCCATAAAACTGTCCTGGCTGCGGAATCACCTTTTCTCCATTCACATAGCATCCATCCATCGGAGCTGCATAGAACGCGACATAGTTCTGAATCGCTGCAAAGTTTGGAGTCGGATTGCTGTAGTACCAAGCGACATCGATCGCGCTTTTTTCTCCCACTTTGACACTGTAATAACTGCCTGCCCCTTTCCATTCGCAGAATGTGGTGCGAGCCGAGGGCAGTAAGTACTGTTGCTGAATGTCTTCTGGTGGAATGTAGTAAGTCGGAGGATGGCTTGTCTCTAACACTCGCATCGCGTGATGCGTATCGACGATCGTCACGCCATTAAAAATAATCTGAATCTGTTTCTCAACAGGCTCTAATCTCGGTGGGCGCGGATAATCCCAGACAGATTCCTGTCCAGGTTCGGGTGGTATTGGAGTCGGTCGCATCATAGTCGGTAAGCAGTTACAAATCGTTCAATTCCAGCGAGATCTTTGTGAATCTCAATGCGATCGTAACTTCCCTGTGCCGAAAGCAGTTGTGCGATCGCGTTTCC is part of the Leptolyngbya boryana PCC 6306 genome and harbors:
- a CDS encoding DUF427 domain-containing protein; amino-acid sequence: MMRPTPIPPEPGQESVWDYPRPPRLEPVEKQIQIIFNGVTIVDTHHAMRVLETSHPPTYYIPPEDIQQQYLLPSARTTFCEWKGAGSYYSVKVGEKSAIDVAWYYSNPTPNFAAIQNYVAFYAAPMDGCYVNGEKVIPQPGQFYGGWITKDIVGPFKGDMGSWGW
- the ppk1 gene encoding polyphosphate kinase 1, translated to MRRRKQATVEINLNDPQYYLNRELSWIEFNSRVLHEAFDPRTPLLERLKFLAIFSSNLDEYFMVRIGALKEQIEAQVRKLSPDGRTPQEQLNLINDRLRPLVAKQHRHFEEALRPQLSAQGVYLLDYIDLNQEQRAYLHQYFEEKVFPVLTPLAIDPGHPFPYISNLSLNLAVVIKDPVDDEELYARVKVPKVLPRFIPLPIETQDLPTSIAKSRATVWAGVPLEQVIAHNLEALFPGMNIQEYHPFRITRNADLEVEEDEADDLMSAIEEELRKRRFGGSAVRLEVNPSMPEQLRSMLIEEMEISSEDVYEIEGLLCLRDLFMFGGLPLPELKDPPWSPITHPKLKRVNEVPVQEALTHDENFFSVMRKQDLLVHHPYHSFSRSVQRFIEEAAHDPNVLAIKMTLYRTSGDSPIVQALIAAAENGVQVAALVELKARFDEENNINWAKKLESAGVHVVYGLVGLKTHTKLVLVVRREEDRIKRYVHIGTGNYNPKTARLYTDLGVFSCREELGADLTDLFNYLTGYSRQQSYRRLLVAPVNLRDRMLAYIEREIEHQQNGGQGRIVAKMNALVDPRLIMALYEASQAGVQIDLIVRGICCLRPGLPEISENIRVISIVGRFLEHARIFYFNNNGEPEVFIGSADWMPRNLDRRVEAVVPVEEPSLAQDLQEILGIMLADNRHAWDLQSDGKYVQRKPQADQAEQSSQQTFMDMAQKQS